From a region of the Haematobia irritans isolate KBUSLIRL chromosome 4, ASM5000362v1, whole genome shotgun sequence genome:
- the sac gene encoding sterile affecting ciliogenesis, whose translation MPKRLLKDFLVGSEEVSTAVDRLHHDLTEEHGPRACEAANKDFGLIPKELTIEKEKLPKYNYPIAAAQKWLAWCDVNGRKHYFPLKTILPKVQWPIRVPAKQLPRDVVADRRREMYDQIDIGNELKKAGVTSEELLPTEEQFYVLSENNFKHFLPLNFFDDFDYDCHTPEAWLQLGEVPNDMRYPLPAKAYLPANQSLMEYAWQNAAVSDYNRKTEKWSVRILANDFVYQVPRIQIMFRAENPWLFVKRVKQAVEDRNKAECLSMVESIVNSVLQKDMRENHYYAHSLVDKLMVGVHTDSDFYWQLYNEVYMIHERLMLRYELNNYLKNFPHEFRKISRDIIEKSPPKVFHSRASESEIRSLKSMAIPIFSRRHEVLAYSLYYTPEGYTAMANVAGECLYIESLRIFMCNFNNPMTLSDFLKSQQQQSTQVSNYLKNEWPSKIAFGITSILRVLGKGWLDILIRQWSVYEMCKIFRFVVQVKLRMEESMQNLLEKSLKDFFNLLCEPCKPFLKLDDNYEWTSDYIISEFPFPKAIFSLVISITEDMEVVYSTQPEEFAPALKEVFKKSLEKTNGVRQVDAETLTNLKFPPNLYILTVELIEYLYIPYNDLLEQCYLKAISPLRSYGRKYNRFIDFYLLHIPTYMAEYKAAQKPSLQVKNDILEHKRCKEEMRTILPDSITLGPFHIIVEPMKQYMIGKRIELVKRIFEYYVDRMYDTNDRLLERCRHIYNRIDERPQSIEHLFEIQDFASTIPDLVDQLRADIQVMWMEYDLLDSFFYNLPDHQFAMKWEAYAWPKNILDRLSTLRDEQKLDMEEFKRLHLSECICFEERLESLNDEIQQFSLQFNPKKVVETAVEVKKTWKIIQDLQRLGETLRYRQELFELEEFSLEFLENIVEGFLPYKILWYACQDLVKLEEATVGNPIANVELDDVWDAMQVINKSLHETLEVFSEKPEIQNVAHYFLQVMKEFLPKYNAIKDLKNDNWLHLHWQELGLRSGMDIKFSMAMNFQYCMRKGIMEHLELVHDISIKATNEADAIRKAWEEEEMRKEQERQAIIMRKAMRKCRRDIL comes from the exons ATGCCAAAGCGACTCTTAAAAGATTTCCTAGTTGGTAGTGAGGAGGTATCTACAGCAGTGGATCGTCTACATCATGATTTAACTGAGGAACATGGTCCTAGGGCATGTGAGGCAGCTAACAAAGATTTTGGACTAATCCCTAAAGAACTAAcgatagaaaaagaaaaattgccaaaatataaTTACCCTATTGCGGCAGCTCAAAAATGGCTAGCATGGTGTGATGTAAATGGccgaaaacattattttcccttGAAGACTATCCTTCCAAAGGTTCAGTGGCCAATAAGGGTACCGGCAAAACAATTACCTCGGGATGTTGTAGCAGATAGACGTAGAGAAATGTACGATCAAATAGACATAGGTAACGAATTAAAAAAGGCCGGTGTAACCAGTGAAGAGCTATTACCCACCGAGGAACAATTTTATGTGCTATCGGAGaataattttaaacattttttgccTTTGAATTTTTTCGACGACTTTGACTATGATTGTCATACTCCAGAGGCATGGTTGCAGCTGGGGGAAGTACCTAATGATATGAGATATCCTTTACCAGCAAAAGCTTATCTACCTGCCAATCAAAGCCTTATGGAATATGCATGGCAAAATGCAGCTGTTAGTGACTACAATAGAAAAACTGAAAAATGGTCAGTTAGGATTTTAGCCAACGATTTTGTATATCAGGTGCCCCGCATACAGATCATGTTTCGGGCCGAAAATCCTTGGCTATTCGTGAAGCGTGTGAAACAAGCAGTGGAAGATCGTAATAAGGCGGAGTGTTTGTCCATGGTGGAATCCATAGTCAATTCTGTGCTCCAAAAAGATATGAGAGAAAATCATTATTATGCCCATTCCTTGGTGGATAAACTAATGGTTGGAGTACATACGGATAGTGATTTTTATTGGCAATTATACAATGAAGTGTACATGATCCACGAACGCTTAATGCTTCGCTATGAATTGAAtaactatttgaaaaatttccctcATGAGTTTCGAAAAATTTCAAGGGACATCATCGAAAAATCCCCACCAAAGGTCTTCCACTCTAGAGCTAGCGAATCTGAAATACGATCTCTAAAGTCTATGGCAATTCCCATATTCAGTAGAAGACATGAAGTATTGGCCTATTCATTGTACTACACACCAGAGGGGTATACTGCCATGGCTAATGTGGCTGGGGAATGTTTGTATATAGAATCCCTTAGAATTTTTATGTGTAATTTTAATAATCCGATGACTCTTTCGGATTTCCTAAAAAGCCAACAACAGCAAAGTACCCAAGTGTCGAACTATCTGAAAAATGAATGGCCCTCTAAAATCGCCTTTGGCATAACCAGTATCCTTCGGGTCTTGGGAAAGGGCTGGTTGGATATTCTCATTCGCCAATGGAGTGTTtatgaaatgtgcaagatatttcGTTTTGTAGTGCAAGTGAAACTTCGCATGGAAGAATCCATGCAGAATCTATTGGAGAAGTCCCTAAAAGATTTTTTCAACCTCCTTTGTGAGCCTTGTAAGCCATTCTTGAAATTGGATGACAATTATGAGTGGACAAGTGATTACATAATTTCTGAATTTCCCTTTCCCAAGGCTATATTTTCTTTAGTTATCAGTATAACAGAAGACATGGAGGTGGTATATTCCACACAACCCGAAGAATTTGCACCCGCTTTGAAGGAAGTCTTCAAAAAGAGCCTGGAAAAGACCAACGGAGTTAGGCAAGTGGATGCTGAGACTTTAACAAATCTTAAATTTCCTCCCAATCTCTATATACTCACCGTGGAACTCATCGAGTACCTGTACATACCCTACAATGATCTCTTGGAACAATGCTACCTCAAGGCCATTTCTCCTCTTCGTTCCTATGGGCGAAAATATAATCGCTTCATAGATTTCTACTTACTGCACATACCCACCTATATGGCTGAATATAAAGCCGCCCAAAAGCCTTCGCTGCAAGTGAAAAACGATATACTTGAGCATAAACGATGCAAGGAGGAGATGCGTACCATCTTACCAGATTCCATAACCCTTGGGCCCTTTCACATCATTGTGGAACCCATGAAACAGTATATGATAGGTAAACGTATAGAGCTTGTTAAACGCATATTCGAATACTATGTGGATCGTATGTACGATACCAATGATCGGTTACTCGAACGTTGTCGCCATATCTACAATCGCATCGATGAACGGCCTCAGAGTATTGAACATTTATTTGAGATACAAGATTTTGCCTCCACCATACCGGATCTGGTGGATCAATTAAGGGCCGATATACAAGTGATGTGGATGGAATACGATTTATTGGATAGCTTCTTTTATAATCTACCCGATCATCAATTCGCCATGAAATGGGAAGCCTATGCCTGGCCCAAAAATATACTCGATCGTTTGAGTACTCTTAGGGATGAACAGAAGCTTGACATGGAAGAGTTTAAGCGTTTACATTTAAGCGAATGCATTTGTTTCGAAGAACGTCTGGAGTCGCTCAATGATGAAATTCAACAATTTTCATTGCAATTTAATCCCAAGAAGGTTGTGGAGACAGCAGTGGAG GTGAAGAAAACCTGGAAAATTATACAAGACTTACAGAGATTGGGCGAAACGCTGCGCTACCGCCAGGAACTCTTTGAGCTGGAAGAGTTTTCGCTTGAATTTCTAGAAAACATAGTTGAAGGTTTCTTGCCATATAAAATTCTTTGGTATGCCTGTCAGGACCTTGTCAAATTGGAAGAAGCAACAGTTGGCAATCCAATTGCCAATGTAGAACTGGACGATGTTTGGGATGCCATGCAGGTTataaataagtcattacatgaaACATTGGAAGTTTTTAGTGAAAAACCAGAAATTCAAAATGTAGCCCACTATTTTCTTCAAGTCATGAAGGAATTTCTTCCGAAATATAATGCCATCAAAGACTTGAAAAATGATAATTGGCTCCATTTGCACTGGCAAGAGTTGGGTTTGCGTTCCGGTATGGACATTAAATTCTCCATGGCTATGAATTTCCAATATTGCATGCGTAAAGGTATTATGGAACACTTAGAATTGGTTCATGATATATCGATAAAAGCTACAAATGAGGCCGATGCTATACGAAAAGCTTGGGAAGAAGAAGAAATGCGTAAAGAACAGGAAAGACAAGCCATAATAATGCGTAAGGCCATGCGAAAATGTCGACgagatattttgtaa